In a single window of the Novosphingobium sp. IK01 genome:
- a CDS encoding acyltransferase family protein — protein MNASQRPALLPGLRVAKRHFNALDLSRLVAAFAVLFWHYQHFFVPPVDYGFQVDRPAVLPLYHPLRWLFDYGHSAVQYFWAVSGFVFAHVYLADSSAMRRFWLARVARLWPLHLLTLVLVAGLQAAYTRINGTAFIYHEQDWKHFLLSLPLAQYWGWQNNQSYNGPSWSLSTEILAYAVFWVLLPALRRAPLSVALPVGVIMLRLFFKGWPDGPVLTCIGYFFLGTAIYGAALRGWLRQPVLIGASLGCGWLVWFTLAHHYRYDATALAGTFAVLFAMLAIDLADKRDFLAIGRKLGDASYGIYLWHFPLQVALVLLIDATLGSRDIARQPGFLLFFLVLSVGAGFASHRWIERPAQKAILRLASPKKQA, from the coding sequence GTGAACGCGAGTCAGCGTCCGGCCCTGCTGCCCGGCCTGCGAGTAGCCAAGCGCCATTTCAACGCGCTTGACCTCTCGCGGCTGGTGGCGGCCTTTGCGGTGCTGTTCTGGCATTACCAGCATTTCTTCGTGCCGCCGGTCGACTATGGCTTTCAGGTCGACCGCCCGGCGGTGCTGCCGCTCTATCACCCGCTGCGCTGGCTGTTCGATTATGGACACAGCGCGGTCCAGTATTTCTGGGCGGTCTCGGGCTTTGTCTTTGCCCATGTCTATCTGGCCGACAGCAGCGCGATGCGGCGTTTCTGGCTGGCGCGGGTGGCGCGGCTGTGGCCGCTGCACCTGCTCACGCTGGTCCTCGTCGCGGGGCTTCAGGCAGCCTATACCCGCATCAACGGCACGGCCTTCATCTATCACGAGCAGGACTGGAAGCATTTCCTGCTCTCGCTCCCCCTCGCGCAATATTGGGGCTGGCAGAACAACCAGTCGTACAATGGCCCCTCGTGGTCGCTCTCGACCGAGATTCTGGCCTATGCGGTGTTCTGGGTGCTGCTGCCCGCGCTGCGCCGCGCGCCGCTCAGCGTGGCGCTGCCCGTGGGCGTGATCATGCTGCGGCTGTTCTTCAAGGGCTGGCCCGATGGGCCGGTGCTTACCTGCATCGGCTATTTCTTCCTCGGCACGGCGATCTATGGCGCGGCGCTGCGCGGATGGCTGCGCCAGCCGGTGCTGATCGGGGCGAGCCTTGGCTGCGGCTGGCTGGTGTGGTTCACCCTCGCCCACCATTATCGCTACGATGCCACGGCGCTGGCGGGCACGTTTGCGGTGCTGTTCGCGATGCTGGCCATCGATCTGGCCGACAAACGTGATTTTCTGGCGATCGGGCGCAAGCTGGGCGATGCGTCCTATGGCATCTACTTGTGGCACTTTCCGTTGCAGGTGGCGCTCGTGCTGCTGATCGATGCCACGCTGGGCAGCCGCGACATTGCGCGCCAGCCCGGCTTCCTGCTGTTCTTCCTCGTGCTCAGCGTCGGCGCGGGCTTCGCCTCGCACCGCTGGATCGAGCGCCCGGCCCAGAAGGCGATCCTCCGGCTGGCCAGCCCGAAAAAGCAGGCCTGA
- a CDS encoding L-threonylcarbamoyladenylate synthase, with the protein MTTNPFSAPTILPADADGVTAAAAVLERGGTVAVPTETVYGLAARADRAEAVAGIYRAKGRPDFNPLIVHVPDLAAAEKLATFDARAHALAAAFWPGALTMVLPRRDDCGLAQAVSAGLPTVALRCPAHPVMQDVLRVSGLPLAAPSANRSGAISPTRAAHVAASLGARVDLILDGGETRQGIESTIVGLRANGGWALLRPGPITPEAIAQVLGEGPEQGSTQGIEAPGQLASHYAPGKPVRLNATDAKADEFLIGLGAIAGDVNLSPGGDLAEAAARLYACLHAGADAPQPRIAVAPVPDEGIGAAINDRLRRAAA; encoded by the coding sequence ATGACCACCAACCCCTTTTCCGCCCCCACGATCCTTCCTGCCGATGCCGACGGCGTGACCGCCGCCGCCGCCGTTCTCGAACGCGGAGGCACCGTCGCTGTGCCGACCGAGACGGTCTATGGGCTGGCCGCGCGGGCCGACCGGGCCGAGGCGGTGGCGGGGATCTATCGCGCCAAGGGGCGCCCCGATTTCAACCCGCTGATCGTCCATGTGCCCGATCTGGCCGCCGCCGAGAAGCTCGCCACGTTCGACGCGCGCGCCCATGCGCTGGCCGCCGCGTTCTGGCCGGGCGCGCTCACAATGGTCCTGCCCCGCCGGGACGATTGCGGGCTGGCGCAGGCGGTGAGCGCAGGGCTGCCCACGGTGGCGCTGCGATGCCCGGCCCACCCGGTCATGCAGGATGTCCTGCGGGTTTCGGGCCTGCCGCTGGCAGCGCCTTCGGCCAACCGCAGCGGGGCGATCAGCCCGACGCGCGCGGCCCATGTCGCCGCCTCGCTGGGCGCGCGGGTGGACCTGATTCTGGACGGGGGCGAGACGCGGCAGGGCATCGAATCGACCATCGTGGGCCTTCGCGCCAATGGCGGCTGGGCCCTGCTGCGCCCCGGCCCGATCACCCCCGAGGCTATCGCGCAGGTGCTGGGCGAGGGACCGGAGCAGGGCTCCACGCAAGGAATCGAGGCGCCCGGCCAGCTGGCCAGCCACTATGCGCCGGGCAAGCCGGTGCGATTGAATGCCACCGATGCAAAGGCCGATGAATTCCTGATCGGGCTGGGCGCGATTGCCGGTGATGTGAACCTGTCCCCCGGCGGCGATCTGGCCGAGGCGGCGGCCCGGCTCTATGCCTGCCTCCACGCGGGCGCCGATGCCCCCCAGCCCCGCATCGCCGTGGCCCCCGTGCCCGACGAGGGGATCGGCGCGGCCATCAACGACCGATTGCGCCGGGCGGCGGCCTAG
- a CDS encoding ATP-binding protein produces MTDPILSSETATSLLARIADALERMAPPAPPPVDWLAAPAYVWTGQSARGVDHLEAPALGLMRGIDAQKAAVVANVERLASGAAAHDMLLWGSRGMGKSAVLRAAVKAADVAHPGQIALVQAMPDATLPLLFGQLRGVDRRFLVFLDDLGFDAADTEGARLLRSWLEGGVEARPANVRLAVTSNRRAIVERTMSEQDDPINPRDAVDDRLALADRFGLSLGFHACNQDDYLAIIEGYCGELGLPFEAGDALEWSKRRGGRSGRVAWQYIAELAGRAGKAV; encoded by the coding sequence ATGACCGATCCGATCCTGTCTTCCGAGACCGCCACCAGCTTGCTTGCCCGCATCGCCGATGCGCTCGAACGGATGGCGCCCCCTGCCCCGCCGCCGGTCGACTGGCTGGCCGCGCCCGCCTATGTCTGGACCGGGCAGAGCGCACGCGGGGTCGATCATCTCGAAGCCCCGGCCCTGGGTCTGATGCGCGGGATCGACGCCCAGAAGGCCGCCGTGGTCGCCAATGTGGAGCGCCTCGCCAGCGGGGCCGCCGCGCACGACATGCTGCTGTGGGGCTCGCGCGGGATGGGCAAATCGGCCGTTCTGCGCGCGGCGGTCAAGGCCGCTGATGTGGCGCATCCGGGGCAGATCGCGCTGGTTCAGGCCATGCCCGATGCCACGCTGCCGCTGCTGTTTGGCCAGTTGCGCGGGGTGGACCGGCGCTTTCTGGTCTTTCTCGACGATCTGGGCTTCGATGCCGCCGATACCGAAGGGGCGCGGCTCTTGCGCTCGTGGCTCGAAGGCGGGGTCGAGGCGCGCCCGGCCAATGTGCGTCTGGCGGTCACGTCAAACCGCCGCGCCATCGTCGAGCGGACGATGAGCGAGCAGGACGATCCGATCAACCCGCGCGACGCGGTGGACGACCGTCTGGCGCTGGCCGACCGTTTCGGCCTCTCGCTGGGCTTCCACGCCTGCAACCAGGACGATTATCTGGCGATCATCGAGGGCTATTGCGGGGAGCTGGGCCTGCCGTTCGAGGCGGGCGATGCGCTCGAATGGTCGAAGCGCCGGGGTGGCCGCTCGGGCCGTGTGGCCTGGCAATATATCGCCGAACTCGCGGGCCGCGCGGGTAAGGCTGTCTGA
- a CDS encoding ribose-phosphate pyrophosphokinase — MKIMSGNGNLPLARAIAAYLETPLTDAAVRRFADEEVFVEIHENVRGEDVFLVQSTSFPTNDNLMELLICIDALRRASAKRITAVVPYFGYARQDRKPGPRTPISAKLVANLITTAGADRVLAVDLHAGQIQGFFDIPTDNLFAAPVMAADIQTRYGGQELMVVSPDVGGVVRARALAKRLDNAPLAIVDKRRDRPGQSEVMNIIGDVRGRMCILIDDIIDSGGTLCNAAQALMDEGAAGVAAYISHGVLSGAAVARVGNSALKELVITDTILPTEATKACDRIRILTIAPLIGEAMRRIADEASVSSLFD, encoded by the coding sequence ATGAAGATCATGTCCGGCAACGGCAACCTGCCGCTGGCCCGCGCCATCGCGGCCTATCTGGAAACGCCGTTGACCGACGCGGCCGTGCGCCGGTTCGCCGACGAGGAAGTCTTCGTGGAAATCCACGAGAACGTGCGCGGCGAAGACGTCTTCCTCGTCCAGTCGACCAGCTTCCCCACCAATGACAACCTGATGGAACTGCTGATCTGCATCGACGCGCTGCGTCGTGCCTCGGCCAAGCGCATCACGGCGGTCGTCCCCTACTTTGGCTATGCCCGTCAGGACCGCAAGCCCGGCCCGCGCACGCCGATCTCGGCCAAGCTGGTCGCCAACCTGATCACCACGGCAGGCGCCGACCGCGTGCTGGCGGTCGACCTCCACGCCGGGCAGATCCAGGGCTTCTTCGACATCCCGACCGACAACCTGTTTGCCGCCCCCGTCATGGCGGCTGACATCCAGACCCGCTACGGCGGCCAGGAACTGATGGTCGTCTCGCCCGACGTGGGCGGCGTGGTGCGCGCCCGCGCGCTGGCCAAGCGCCTCGACAACGCCCCGCTGGCGATCGTCGACAAGCGTCGCGACCGTCCCGGCCAGTCGGAAGTGATGAACATCATCGGCGACGTGCGTGGCCGCATGTGCATCCTGATCGACGACATCATCGATTCGGGCGGCACCCTGTGCAACGCGGCGCAGGCGCTGATGGACGAAGGCGCGGCGGGCGTTGCCGCCTACATTTCGCACGGCGTGCTTTCGGGCGCGGCGGTGGCCCGCGTGGGCAATTCGGCACTCAAGGAACTGGTGATCACCGACACCATCCTGCCCACCGAAGCGACCAAGGCCTGCGACCGCATCCGCATCCTGACCATCGCCCCGCTGATCGGCGAGGCCATGCGCCGCATCGCCGACGAGGCTTCTGTTTCGAGCCTGTTCGACTGA
- a CDS encoding NAD+ synthase, translated as MADKLIITLAQLNQKVGDLAANAAAMLATRSKAMHSDLIVFPEMQLIGYPPEDLILKPALIERAAVELEKMAQVTADGGPAMLVGSVFVRDGALHNGVALLDQGRIVATRFKYELPNYGTFDEKRLFLPGPLPEPVPFRGAILGLPICEDIWHPDVCRHLAQLGAEIFVCVNGSPYEIDKDVLRIDGVAKRRAIDTGIPLAYVNRVGGQDEIVFDGASFVVGPEGALWVQLPDWEEAVVDTVWNKVPFGHGHRWRCEAGDVADLAEHPEDIYAAMVMALRDYVNKNRFPGVLLGLSGGIDSALCAAIAVDALGAERVWCVMLPSRYTSQESLDDAAGCAQMLGVRLDTVPISPAVDGFTQMLAPLFEGRAPDLTEENLQSRIRGTTLMALSNKFGPMLVTTGNKSEMSVGYATIYGDMNGGYNPLKDAYKTTVFAISRWRNAHRPKIGLGPDGPVMPERVIAKPPSAELRPDQKDEDSLPPYDVLDAILLGLVEHEKSVDQIAAEGFERATVERIERLLHLAEYKRRQAPPGVKLGMRNFGRDRRYPITQGFRTA; from the coding sequence ATGGCTGATAAATTGATCATCACGCTGGCACAGCTCAACCAGAAGGTTGGCGATCTTGCCGCCAATGCCGCCGCCATGCTCGCCACGCGCAGCAAGGCGATGCACAGCGACCTGATCGTCTTTCCCGAGATGCAGCTGATCGGCTATCCGCCCGAGGACCTGATCCTCAAGCCCGCGCTGATCGAGCGCGCGGCGGTCGAGCTGGAAAAGATGGCGCAAGTCACCGCCGATGGCGGCCCGGCGATGCTCGTCGGCTCGGTCTTCGTGCGCGACGGGGCGCTTCACAATGGCGTCGCCCTGCTCGATCAGGGCCGCATCGTGGCCACCCGCTTCAAATATGAACTGCCCAATTACGGCACCTTCGACGAAAAACGCCTGTTCCTGCCCGGCCCCCTGCCCGAGCCGGTGCCGTTTCGCGGCGCCATCCTCGGCCTGCCGATCTGCGAGGACATCTGGCACCCCGATGTCTGCCGCCATCTGGCGCAACTGGGCGCCGAGATCTTCGTGTGCGTCAACGGCAGCCCCTACGAGATCGACAAGGACGTGCTGCGCATCGACGGCGTGGCCAAGCGCCGCGCGATCGATACCGGCATTCCGCTCGCCTATGTCAACCGCGTGGGCGGGCAGGACGAAATCGTGTTCGACGGCGCGAGCTTCGTGGTCGGCCCGGAAGGCGCGCTGTGGGTCCAGCTTCCCGACTGGGAAGAGGCGGTGGTCGACACGGTGTGGAACAAGGTGCCGTTTGGCCATGGTCATCGCTGGCGCTGCGAGGCGGGCGATGTCGCCGATCTGGCCGAGCATCCCGAAGACATTTACGCCGCCATGGTCATGGCGCTGCGCGACTATGTGAACAAGAACCGCTTTCCCGGCGTCCTGCTCGGGCTTTCGGGCGGGATCGATTCGGCGCTGTGCGCGGCCATCGCGGTCGATGCGCTGGGCGCGGAGCGGGTGTGGTGCGTGATGCTGCCCAGCCGCTACACCAGTCAGGAAAGCCTCGACGATGCCGCGGGGTGCGCGCAGATGCTGGGCGTGCGGCTCGACACTGTGCCGATCAGCCCGGCGGTCGACGGCTTTACCCAGATGCTCGCCCCCCTGTTCGAGGGCCGCGCGCCAGACCTGACCGAGGAGAACCTCCAGTCGCGCATTCGCGGCACCACGCTGATGGCGCTGTCGAACAAGTTCGGGCCGATGCTGGTGACGACCGGCAACAAGAGCGAGATGAGCGTGGGCTACGCCACGATCTATGGCGACATGAACGGCGGCTACAACCCGCTGAAAGACGCCTACAAGACCACCGTCTTCGCGATCTCGCGCTGGCGCAATGCACACCGCCCGAAGATCGGCCTTGGCCCCGATGGCCCGGTCATGCCCGAGCGGGTGATTGCCAAGCCGCCCAGCGCGGAACTGCGCCCCGACCAGAAGGACGAGGATTCGCTGCCGCCCTACGACGTGCTCGACGCGATCCTGCTGGGCCTCGTCGAACACGAGAAGAGCGTCGACCAGATCGCCGCCGAGGGCTTCGAGCGGGCCACCGTCGAGCGGATCGAGCGCCTGCTCCATCTGGCCGAATACAAGCGCCGCCAGGCCCCGCCGGGGGTGAAGCTGGGCATGCGCAACTTTGGCCGTGATCGCCGCTATCCGATCACGCAGGGGTTCCGCACGGCCTGA
- a CDS encoding TonB-dependent receptor domain-containing protein, with translation MTKTFTYYAGAAGMALALASMASPALAQDATPAAPQADAPSADLGADGGAPIIVTGSRIERPDLTASSPVSVISADTMKTVNTVTVEQILQVNPQFASGLGASSNNPGDGSATVDLRGLGSKRTLVLLNGKRLPVYDASGSVDVNQVPTALIKNVQVLTGGASAVYGSDAISGVVNFVLDDKFTGLKLDAGTQVTGYGDGAMYNANLVGGIKLGDRGHLVVAGNYSKREGVKYASRSFANRTLCSDDLTQMCGSSNTTPTAFDIPGAGRQQIQADGTLSSNVAGYNFNPINYAQTPMERYGGMALWNYEVSDHVEMYGWGSYQHVKTVQTLAPTATAGFRFNISQDNPYLTDSERTAFFDQAANPDLRINADGTSAIGIRRRITEIGGRIENHSSTTWQVLNGFRGDFFNTGFKFDTSFQYAQVHKHTLLQNDLSYNALSEALDAVSDGSGGVMCRSATARAAGCVPINLFAYNGINRQALSYVAQNATQDNRTSQLVVEGSLSGDLKFLQSPFASAPAALSVGVDYRRETADTRVSGNYASGDLIYYGQGFDIPNKSYDVKEIYGEFKMPLVQDKPWIQALDIEAGYRYSHYSTSGGVSAFKVGGDYAPVEGLKFRANFQRSVRAPNLYELYLPRTAATGSLQSDPCAGAGVTGSTATMCLAQGVTQNELARGLVPQPTAGQINIFTGGNTALKPEKSNTITVGMVLEPRRIRGLSLTVDYYDIKISNAIVYNSPTTVLDQCFGSNNPANAYCQMIHRNPLDGSLSGDTTVGVDTLYDNVAVMRTRGLDFGLNYHRGSLSGFHYSFGFAGTYVFKNFQQIDGVTYECAGKFGAQCDMPTPKWKHVATFAFGIKNVDLTTRWRLIGGVKEDEYTDIQKSHIPAYHYFDETANIRVNDKFTFSFGVLNMFNTKPPIVGDTSGATSVQGSTYSTVYDVMGRTLFARITADF, from the coding sequence GTGACCAAGACTTTCACCTACTACGCGGGTGCAGCCGGCATGGCGCTTGCCCTGGCGAGCATGGCCTCCCCGGCCCTCGCCCAGGACGCGACCCCAGCCGCTCCCCAGGCCGATGCCCCCTCCGCCGATTTGGGCGCCGATGGCGGCGCGCCGATCATCGTGACCGGTTCGCGCATCGAACGCCCCGACCTGACGGCTTCGAGCCCGGTCTCGGTGATCAGCGCCGACACGATGAAGACCGTCAACACCGTGACGGTCGAGCAGATCTTGCAGGTCAACCCGCAGTTCGCGTCGGGCCTTGGCGCGTCGAGCAACAACCCGGGCGACGGTTCGGCCACGGTCGACCTGCGCGGTCTGGGTTCGAAGCGTACGCTGGTGCTGCTCAACGGCAAGCGCCTGCCCGTCTATGACGCGAGCGGTTCGGTCGACGTCAACCAGGTTCCCACCGCCCTGATCAAGAACGTCCAGGTCCTGACCGGCGGTGCGTCGGCGGTCTATGGTTCGGACGCGATCTCGGGCGTGGTCAACTTCGTGCTCGACGACAAGTTCACCGGCCTCAAGCTCGATGCGGGCACCCAGGTGACCGGCTATGGCGATGGCGCGATGTACAACGCCAACCTGGTCGGCGGCATCAAGCTGGGCGACCGTGGCCACCTGGTCGTTGCGGGCAACTACTCGAAGCGTGAAGGCGTCAAGTATGCCTCGCGCAGCTTCGCCAACCGCACGCTGTGCTCGGACGACCTGACCCAGATGTGCGGCTCGTCGAACACGACGCCGACCGCTTTCGACATCCCCGGCGCCGGTCGCCAGCAGATTCAGGCTGACGGCACGCTGAGCTCGAATGTCGCGGGCTACAACTTCAACCCCATCAACTATGCCCAGACGCCGATGGAGCGTTATGGCGGCATGGCGCTGTGGAACTATGAAGTCAGCGACCACGTCGAGATGTATGGCTGGGGTTCGTACCAGCACGTCAAGACGGTGCAGACGCTGGCCCCGACGGCCACCGCCGGTTTCCGCTTCAACATCAGCCAGGATAACCCGTACCTGACCGATTCCGAGCGCACCGCGTTCTTCGATCAGGCCGCCAACCCCGATCTGCGGATCAACGCCGACGGCACTTCGGCCATCGGCATTCGCCGCCGCATCACCGAAATCGGTGGCCGCATCGAGAACCACTCCAGCACGACCTGGCAGGTTCTGAACGGCTTCCGTGGTGACTTCTTCAACACCGGCTTCAAGTTCGACACCTCGTTCCAGTATGCGCAGGTCCACAAGCACACGCTGCTCCAGAACGACCTTTCCTATAACGCGCTGAGCGAAGCGCTCGACGCCGTTTCGGACGGCAGCGGTGGCGTGATGTGCCGCTCGGCGACCGCTCGCGCGGCCGGCTGCGTGCCGATCAACCTGTTCGCGTACAATGGCATCAACCGCCAGGCGCTGTCCTATGTGGCCCAGAACGCCACCCAGGACAACCGCACCTCGCAGCTGGTTGTCGAAGGCAGCCTCTCGGGCGACCTCAAGTTCCTCCAGAGCCCGTTTGCCTCGGCCCCGGCCGCGCTCTCGGTCGGTGTGGACTATCGCCGTGAAACCGCCGACACCCGCGTGAGCGGCAACTATGCCTCGGGCGACCTGATCTATTACGGTCAGGGCTTCGACATCCCGAACAAGAGCTACGACGTCAAGGAAATCTACGGCGAATTCAAGATGCCGCTGGTCCAGGACAAGCCCTGGATCCAGGCCCTCGACATCGAAGCCGGCTATCGTTACTCGCACTATTCGACCTCGGGTGGCGTTTCGGCGTTCAAGGTCGGCGGCGATTACGCGCCGGTCGAAGGGCTCAAGTTCCGCGCCAACTTCCAGCGTTCGGTGCGTGCGCCCAACCTCTATGAACTCTACCTGCCGCGCACGGCCGCGACCGGCAGCCTTCAGTCTGACCCCTGCGCCGGCGCTGGCGTGACGGGTTCGACCGCGACGATGTGCCTTGCCCAGGGCGTGACCCAGAACGAACTGGCCCGTGGCCTCGTGCCGCAGCCGACCGCTGGCCAGATCAACATCTTCACCGGGGGCAACACGGCGCTCAAGCCTGAAAAGTCGAACACGATCACCGTGGGCATGGTTCTCGAACCGCGCCGCATCCGCGGTCTGTCGCTGACGGTCGACTACTACGACATCAAGATCTCGAACGCGATCGTCTACAACTCGCCCACCACGGTGCTCGACCAGTGCTTTGGCTCGAACAACCCGGCCAACGCCTACTGCCAGATGATCCACCGCAATCCGCTCGACGGTTCGCTCTCGGGCGACACCACGGTGGGTGTGGACACGCTCTATGACAACGTGGCGGTGATGCGCACGCGCGGTCTGGACTTCGGTCTGAACTACCACCGCGGTTCGCTCAGCGGGTTCCACTACAGCTTCGGCTTTGCCGGCACCTACGTGTTCAAGAACTTCCAGCAGATCGACGGGGTGACCTACGAATGCGCTGGCAAGTTCGGCGCGCAGTGCGACATGCCCACGCCGAAGTGGAAGCATGTGGCCACCTTCGCGTTCGGCATCAAGAACGTCGACCTGACCACCCGCTGGCGCCTGATTGGCGGGGTGAAGGAAGACGAATACACCGACATCCAGAAGAGCCACATCCCGGCCTACCACTACTTCGACGAAACGGCGAATATCCGCGTGAACGACAAGTTCACGTTCTCGTTCGGCGTGCTCAACATGTTCAACACCAAGCCGCCGATCGTGGGTGACACCAGCGGGGCGACCTCGGTTCAGGGCAGCACCTACTCGACCGTCTACGACGTGATGGGTCGCACCCTGTTCGCGCGGATCACCGCCGACTTCTGA